The Pieris napi chromosome 11, ilPieNapi1.2, whole genome shotgun sequence DNA segment ttttttacgcTCTTTAAAACTCTGGTTAAAACTCCTTTAATTACAAGTTCTCAAGATACCGCAATTAGCATACCGCTGAAAATAATGgcagttaaaaataaacattaaaattgtacCTGAACgttgttcttttatttatgttctttgACTTTAGACTAGTTTTTCGttcttgtaaaattttattattacataatttctcGCTTATATATGGTAATTTGAGTTTGTATTTCGTAGCACTAAGGTCATGTTTTCAAAGCCCAGTTTTGTACtgttaaacattttctttctttACGCACTCATGAAGGTAAACTTAAACGATATTGGCATGTGTCTAaatgatattatatacttgtgactggtcgtacttgaattcgtgtgtgtatgcggtgatgttagttgtttcgactatgtatttgcgtgatgttcccacgagaatgtaagtgcgtgctcctatttcaccatgcctcctgctgatagaggacaaatctttgttattaatttattatttattacttaagatgtcatgtgaaacatggtgtaatggttgcagctccttacaaacgtgtaaaacaaaaaactagtAATTCTGTTCCGTTCTACATCCTTGATTTGAAACTGGCAGTAAacgtaaaattagaagcatttaatgtatatttatttttctgacgaacattgtgttacctatatgaataaatgtttttgacttacttaatatataaatttattgggCCAACGTGGATTATGGCTTTTTGTTACAAGCCTACATCCCAGAGTTAGATAATTATAAAGGTtcttaatgaatattaattacataaaaaataagctTTATCTTACACGCCTCAAAGCTGAGTAAGTGTCATACAAACCTTGGGCGGGCGGCtagtatcaaaataaatacctccTTGCTTTGAAACCTTCCAAGTGCGTTGATATTTTATGTAGTACAGACGCCGCGTGCTTTCCCTGTTTCATTACTTAATGAGTTCgctttaacataaattatgaaaaacgCATGAAAAGTTTGCGTTGACTTTTCCTCATCTTTTCCAGTTTACacatactttatttacatatacgTATTTTGCCATTTCCTGGTACTGAAGGGTGCGTATGAATTTCAGagcttataattaatttaattgtttattttaacgtCTTTGTGACGTTCTACACAAATTTCAGGActgtaatttacaattaaatcttatattgtttttaaatattttactaacgtAGCCTTTAGAGAGAAGAAGTTGTTCTTAGTAACAAATTGAACTCGAAAATAACTGTAATAGTGTTttctattttcttatttttttcaaacaagtgaaattaataatttttaaatcttttttttttcagatacgGAACTCTTTTGCTGGTAGACACTGTGGTGTCATTGGGTGCTGTACCATTTTTGATGGATGAGTGGGGAGTAGACGCAGTATATACGTCAACACAAAAAGCTCTTAGTGGACCTGCAGGTATCACTCCAGTGGCATTCAGCGAATTAGCacagtatgtttaatttttttttaatgctatatcttaacatatataaattacgcgtcacgttgtttgtccccTTGGACTCCTATTCTTAACCgctttcaatcaaatttgcccaccgtgtgcagtttgatctaatttatacccgcaatattattttattgcaaattatgcTAGTACATATATATGCTACATGactcttataaatattaattcagtgagtattatatttttcggATTATACGTCTTAAATTGAAACTCATCcgaacttaattaatttaatcggAAATGGATGTAATATCAAGAAAAAGAGTCACCCAGGTTGGgaaattcatttataaaaacgtttattaattttcaggCAAAAGATAAACAGACGCACACACGAGCCAGCCTTCTACTTCGATGTAAAATTAATCGCGAAACAATGGAATTGCTTCGAGAAGAGTAAAAAGTAAGTTAAAGTAGGACTAAAAatggtaaattaaattaatttatataaatatataagaataaattaataaaaaatttattaataacacatttttaatatgatcACAGATCAAAACGACGCTATGAACGCCACTCTatggtttttgtataaaagtatttagatGAAGCATAAgttatcaaattataattatctcTAACGtagttatgaaaataattcccatatatgtataattatcatttaaaagtcaaaatcatttatttatatagttaacacaatgtacacttatgaacgtcaaaaaagaaatatacatttaatgcttctattttacatttactaccagttctcaaatcaagggcgtagaacggaagagaagaactgacaataaacttcccccattctttttaatcgccaagttttttgttttacaacaACCTGAAAGCTATAAAATCAcgatagattttaataaaaacgttaaaaaatttaacaatataattaaaagaataataGACACAAAAATTAAACGATTAGAACCATTTTTGTTGAACGTTCTTCTTtgttaaagtatttttgttttcagtTACCATCACACTTTAAGCCCTCCACTAATTTGGGCATTGCGCCGTTGCCTTATTGAGCTTTCAAATGAAACATTGCCAAAAGCTTGGTCACGTCATGCTCAAACAACCGCTTTATTTCACAAAATGCTAACCCACTATGGATTTGAATTTCTCATACCAAAACCTGAAGATAGACTTGCTACAGTTACTACAGTTAAAGTACCAAAAGGTTGTGTTGATCAGGATTTTATGAATCATATTAGATACAAGTAAGTTACAAGCtctatatgtttttttaattaagtttaaagcTATGGAGGATAATCTATCTTTATTGAGACTGTCCAGTAGGAGACGTTATAGTGGGAGCGCAAACACTAGTGAAGTATtacacatacaattaaaaacagCTGTGCCAATCTTTGGTCTTAGCTCAGATGTCTCTATCTGTTACTCACTTTTTTTTGAATATGtgagtaggtgatcagcctgtgcctgatacaagACGTCGGTGTTGGGTCAAGGATTCACAGTTTTTTACGAACTCGGTATTTTGACAGTACCAAGTTTGTATATCTTTGAAGCAGTTATGACTGTAAAGAAGCATCCAAAATTGttcaaaacatataaaaaaaacttgcgTGTATATACCGAGGGATCCAACACGGCCGTGGGTGCCTGCACGTTGCACCgcgttatattaaaaaaattgttacgccatggctataaaaatatttaaacaccttCCTAGAAGTTAAAGATCACTGTCGTGTAAcgctttcaaggggaaggtgattaaatttttaaagtgaaagtGCTTTTTTAGCGAGTTTGGCCCATAAgtttgataaattataaatagcttGACTTATTATTATCACAAAATACAGTAACATAGTTCAGTAaataagcacaaaaaaatactaagatGTGCATTACATTTAAAGAATGATCGGCCCTGTGTGGCCTACTTTCCACGAAGGGGCTTAATTCTACTCTCATTTCAATCACAAatctttttaatatcattaatttgCAGACATGGTATCGTTATCTTCGGAGGCTTGGGACCAACAGTAGGAAAGGCACTACGAATTGGGATAATGGGTGTCAACTCCAATGAAGATGTCGTTACTAAGGTTGTCCAAGCTATGGTTGATGCGACACGGAATGTCGTGAAGAGCAAAATCTAACACCTGTTTCGACGTATATACCTTTATTGTTTGggtatatcatttttatattctttaaattgtaactataaatgtataatatccaatgataaaatttactagggtaattttatttttattaaagatttttttcaaagtattgacacaaatatttatttcgtaatcctacacaGCTCATATAAATGATGcacaacaaaaaacaattaaactaaACATATACCAAAAGTTGgaatacaaaattaacaaaaagattcaaacgaaaggaaaaatcaattaaaatgattaattacgttctacctaattcggctgtgttgtgttCCCACTAAATGTCTATTAGGACTTTTGAAATGGTATAAGCCTTTAGTTAAAATGACTAATAAGTCAACAATTAAGTATTAAGTAAAAGTTGTCCGATCTCGAACGAGACATTTCTGGTTTTGTGTCATCATTTTCCTTTACGTCGTTGATTTTTTGCATCTAAGACTTATCGACTTCAGAAAGTTTTCCTGCACGCCCGCACTTgcttattacttttttacgtTAATTGTTGAAAGTTACGTTGGTGGACGCAGTCCAGACAAAATGAGGGTTGAAAATCGTATGTTCAACCAGACTCTAATCTTGGAACGCAAAGCGACATAAAGATACATAGAATGCAAGCAAGAAAAATGTGGGGTGACTGTAAAACAGCTAAAGCTATATTAAAGTTTTCACGATAGGACCGGACATCAGCTACGCCAAATGTTTTTGGCTGTAAAATATTAGAACAGCCACTTCGCTTGTCgacaacaaatttaaaatctaaacttttaatCGGTAAGCGCGATGGTATTTATGCAAGACCCACAAACCACCaatgtaatatttgtaaaataaaggcACAGTGTAGAACACCTACGTATAATTGTCAAAGATTTGTAATTCTTAGCCTTCAAAGTAACCGCGAAGGGcgctatgtttttttttaatatttaacccAAACGTATAAACTACTACAAGACTAGGCTACTACAGTTTTCTCATCGTCTACATTCACTGTCTTTCTGACTGCTCATGCGCATCAAATTTAACGAATTAATgttattctttatattattatatatactcgTAGATGTGCTTTGCACCTGATAACTTTAAGGATGACTTAGGTTTAAAGAAGTTTACTTTcatgaaaatttttattgcattAGAATCCATCTACCAAGAAACTTTGCAGATGCATTCGAAACGGGTCCACTGTATCCCGTATAATCTTAGGAGGCCAGCTGTATTATTTCATCGGAGAGGTCATGGGTTATGAATGCCACAAACGGCGCGAAACAATTCAGTCCGTTATAGAAACCGCTAAATAAAAGCTACAAAAACAAGCCAACATATTTGcgtttttacataaaaacaattgtgAAACCGCGTTAAGTACTGGCAAGTGGCGTGCGCCCGGAGCGAGGCGGGCTTGCCAAATGTGCCATCCGATAGCACCAGAACATTGTTGCAAATTTACAGCCACCCTATTAGCACTAAATCTAAACATTAACCCGATTCCGGTAACCAAACTTCACTGGAATATCGGTCACACCGAATATATTTCCGCGAAACATTAACTTGTTATTAAAACAGATAGAGTGAACTGTTTGTAAATTGTGCAATACTGGCGAAAACAATGTTTATGGTTGATGTGTGAATGTGGGATTATTTCAACGCAATTTTCAAACCTCATTACACctacaataataaacactCTGAACATAAAAAGCATCAAAAGACCTTAGTTTGTAGGTTTTTCTGTAATAAGATCCCAGGTtcccgatattttatttatttacagtttatGTATGAccatagagcagtgttggcctagtggtttcagcacgcgactctcatccctgagatcgtaggttcgatctgcggctgtgcaccaatggactttctttctatgtgcgcatttaaacaTTCTCTCGGACGGTaaaacgtcgtgaggaaaccggctttccaaaaacacaaaaagtcgacggcgtgtgtcaggcacaggaggctgatcacctacttgcctattagattaacaactGATCATGAAgctgatacagaaatctgaggcccagacctaaaaaggtgccactgttttatttatatattattggtATGGCCATATttcaactaaaaatattaaaaaagtattaacaaCTTAATACATACAgtattatacaattaagttgtttttataaaattaacagaaaCCCTCTGCTATCCAATAATCTTTTCtaagtacattttaaaatcatcTTATATTACGATTATAGAGCTATAGGGGGCGCCTCATAGCAATGCGTCTTGTATAGCTGCCTTGTACGCCTTGTATGCTGCGCCCATAATGTTGGGCTGGTCTACCAACTTTCCTATTTTGGCATTTTTTCGGACTCGCCACTCGTCCTCCAAATTAAAAACGGCTTAATGTAGAAGGTttccaatacttttattgtttttcgaagtaatctCTGTTCCTCTCTACACATCGTCGCTAAGATGGAACCACTGAAAAAAGCAGTGGGCCTATTCTTCCTTAGGGGACTCTTCTATGGCATTTTCGTACGCATTCCCCGCATCTTCAGGGCTCGTAAAGCGAACACCTCGAATTCTATCTTTAGTTTTGGGTTCGTAGCCATATATCCAGCTTTCATCACCTGCGACGATGTCAAATACAGCATTTGAGTCACCTCCGTTGAACTTATCTAATATTTGGCGACACCAGTCCATGCGAAGGTGTTTCTGGTCGTCAGTTAAAGTATGGTGAATACATCTGGTACAAAGCTTACCGACTCCTAATTGttcgtgtaatatttttttaacttgacTCATACCAATGCCAAGGCTTGCCCGTATCTGCTGATACGATTCTACGTCCACGCTTAAACTCGTTAAATAGTGGCACGAGATCGGGCTTCATTAAGAAATGCTAATCGCAGCCAACCATAGCTTTGTTGTTGAGTAAGCCCACaacgaaagtcataataaattattttgcgtaAATTTTCTCGCGTTACGTCCATTTCACgtgtaacaagagttttacatttgccgccaattcgcaaaaacaaatgacaaatgaatgcaatatactacattagattaccaaagagttctaaaattgaaattcaaaaaagttttcattggcaatgtttctaactggccaATTCTAAACACTGAAAAAGTAAACTAAAAATGGCCATTTTCAGTGTACTTATTTTGAATACGCATGTCAATTTCGTAGTTGCTAATGTTGTCATTTTTTACGGTGCGACCCCAATACCGAAATTTAGCATttccttattattattgccTACCTGATGAGTGCTTGGCCGATTACCAATAATACTAGATATCTTAAGAAGTCCTTCAGTTAATCTCGGCAAAtgcatttatataattcatttCAGTGCATTATAGGTTCATGTTTTCTTGCACGTTTTTCATTTGCATGCGAGCATGCATCATATATTAAATGCAAGGTCTTTTTGACGCTAACATTTCACAAGTACGGGTTTGCATGTTAATTACACGCAATCTTATGGAAGAAAATTTACATTCGCTATTTTAAAATGCGAATTTTAAAGTACAATTTTTCCGTAACGAACAAATGCTGCaaactttaagtttttttttgggtctataGCAAGATCAAGTAGTTTCATACATAATtcaatgtaataaaatgtattattattagctaTGTGATAGTATATTTATCACATTCCGAACCGCTTCGACTCAGGGTCCTTCAAGGAAAAAGTATACTAACTAAAatcttaaaaggtcggcaacgcactcgcgagccctctagcaTTAAGAGTATCGACCTCAGTCGTTGACAACTAGGCGTTATTTAAGGCACTTTTTGGCGCTCACCACAACTATGAGAAACCagttgcccactaaagtatttccagACCAATTCGTCTTTGGGTCCTTCACATAAAGGGCGTATCAATTctcaaaaggccggcaacacactggCGAGCCTTCTAGCAGTGTAAGTGTCAATGAACATCAAGCGCGTCTCCTGTTGCCAGAATTGTTGAAGGAATTGTTGTAGTCggaaataaaagataattttgtattggacaatttatttcatagtAAAACAATGTTGGATATATATCGAGCCGTTTTAACAGCCATTATGCAGTTTACctgatatgtatatttaacaaaGAAGCCGAAAATTGTATAACATATCTCTTCCCACAATACACCTAGAGGAAgattttaactataatataaaaacaatgcgATACAAGCACAATATCGAACCCTATTAGGACATTAGTTATGTTATTCGCAAGCCCTGGGGTTACTCTACGTGttagacaattaaaataacaccAAATAACTCATGTCTGATCGGTATCCTACAATACACAGTGACCACGTGACCACATAATTTCGACGGACTAGATCCCACAAACAcgacatagaaaaaaatttaaaattttttggcaatgtcttaataataatGCCGTAAAGGCGTAATCTAACGACAGACGATTCCATCACATCAACATATTCGACTAGCTTGCTTAAACATAAAACTTAAGTATATCTTAATtccaattaaaactatttacaaGCTCTGGCCAACATTCATTAATACTTAAAGACGCTAAGGGTGACACAATCGAGACAGCGCCGAGTACGACTCATGTCACCGCTGACATTCCGGAGTCATACTTAGCTTACTCGACTGTGAAACCCTAACACAGATGGATTAAATAACGTAATATTTTAGCAAAACAACTGCGTTACACAGTAAGCAAATGCGCAATAAATTACTTGGATCTGAATAAAAATGGCTCCACAACTCGAGTATTGCTTCGAGTTTGTCAAGTTGAATCCAATTGTGATGATTCCAATAAAGCCTACATCGATTCGATGTCGAAAGTTATTCACAagattcttaaataaaacatagaataatttattatttacataaagaaaatatggCACATCTATACATCGACCGCGCTCTGTTTGCTGAACAAGACGCCCCAGAAATTGATGGAACTAAAACTTTCTATATAATGCttgttatttaatagaaatgcCAACGAAAAGCTGAAATTTAAGCTGGCGACATTTTTAATCTGTGTTGTGAATCTACTGTATAAGCCAGAGTCTTTAAAACGTTCGCTGACATGTCTGTTACCAtggttaaataattagtttctATTGCGTATAAGAAATTTAGTTAGCAGTATAAAGTTATGTCCATCAATTTGTTGGAGCCTTGCGTGCGCCTATAATTTTCTGCATGAACCAATTAAATACCGGTGGGAAGTAAATCGCCTGGAGGCAATGAGTCGAGTGCGCGGCCGACTGCCGCATCTTACGCTAAGACGCTCTCAATTGCCGACTTAAGGGTTACAACGGACCATACGAAAGGGTTTCGTTTCAGATTCCTTTAGCACGAATGTTACGTGAACGTACCTTTTAGTAGTATATTGTATGGAAATCTATGAATTGAAAAAGCATATTAATCGTAATAACGaatttatcttaaaatttaaCGAAGTTATGGTAAAATTTAACGAATTTATCGTAAAATTTAACGAAGTTATGGAaagatttaatgaatttatcgTAAAATTTAACGAAGAGATCGTGAAATTTGACGAATGTATCGAAAATTTTACGAATCGAAAAATTTAAGATAAGTTTGATatcatttcaattaattatcgCAAATTCGCGCTAAGTGGAATAGCAGACATTTGGATAACTACACATTATTTACGGGTCAGCAGGGTTATTCTAAGTGATTAACtgagttttgttttttgaCATTAGACGAGTGaatcaaaagaaaatcaaaagaGTGAATTTTACGGTGTCTATACGTTTTGACATAAAGCTCAAAAACCGTATGACACCATTTATCTGTCAATCTACGATAGCAATACgagaatatgaaatatttgtagtgataatttagcttttattatgaacaacaaaaacaatagaGCTTTTATgattccatttttttttaaatcagtgaTTAACAAAACACACTTTACCGGAAACACCTAAATATAAGGATAGCTAACCGTGTATAAATCAGTCTTTGAACTTAAGCTATTTAACGTAACCTGCATAGTAAATCAGCTGTTAACCCCCCGTTCACTTTAACGGCCGGTTATTATAGTGCAAACCGTCAGCACGAGGAACTAGGGGTTAACGTCTTAAGTTAAACCTTAGTGGGTGTAGAAATGGTAATACGCGCTAAGTCGGCAACGTCCTATAACATCGAATAAGTGTTTAAACTTCACTTCCTACAAACTTCTGACTATAAGTAGAATTTGAACTTCAAATATTTGAGGATTTCTAAGCTTctaaatttgattaattatttattaatgttgatATTCtgattattacaatataattatttagttttaaaatacatttgacGTTTCCGTCTATAATGATTACAAATTTGTTACGTATTTAAACAGTGGTTAACCCGATGTTTAAACGGGCCGTTAAACTGCATATGCAGAATTCCAACAGCTTATACACTAAAGGACACTAAACGAATCACACGGATCAGATGTTTGTAGGGAGTAAAGCACAGTCAGTCTATAGCGCTCAGAGCGCAACAGTCTAAAATAAGCACTTTGGCCCAGCCTAGGTACTCGGCGCAGGAAGCCGGTCACTACGACGACGCTCAGCTCTGGGCGCTCGGCTGAGCTCCGCCAGTTGGGCGCTCGGCTGAGCTCGGTTGGGTTTTAGGCGCTCAGCTGGGCGGACGTGGGGCGCGTTGGCGGCGGTGTCGAGTGCAAGCGCAACAGGCGTCGCCGCGTCGTCTTCGTGCGCACGCGGCTCGGTTGCAACGCTTACGTACGCAGGTCACTTCGCCATCCTGAAacaattattcatttaatttaggAAACCGAAAatctaacaaaatattactagaaataatatttatagatgTCAGGGAATGCTAGGATTATTAGCATTCCCtgaacgcatacaaaaaagaatcattcaaatcggtccagccgtttaagaggaatTCATACACACCTCCAGGAGAAGGATATATAGAGAGATTTTGagtaattgaattaaaacctAAGCaatctttcgtctctttctatcaaattgcGTCTAccctgtgatgaaaagagatgaTTTTTATGGCTTTAAACAGAGTTGGTTACCTTGCAACGGCAGGTGACACATCTCTGTTCTCCATGTGAGTGTATGGAGGGATGGACCTCCTTCCCGTTGGGTAAAGGCCCATCTGGGAACTTGCATCCTCCTTCAGCCAATATTTCCTCCGCTGTTCGCGGAGTGCCTTGATCCTTCAACGTGTCTTCGTCGGACTTCTTTTCTTTTACCTGAagtaacaaatacaattatctaTGTTAGTAATCtgtaaattgtaattgttagctcaaaatgaattaaaaccataaataaatatgaaagaaCAAAAAGAGAATGAGTTTATTATTAACGCACTTTTACTACCCTGagtattttttcataataggTTTGCTTgaaagaaatcgcttgttagcgataaggccgcttGTCTAATCACTTATGTTCCTGCATTTTATGTGTAAGGTgaggtatataaataaatgtttgtttcttTCTTACCACTGGACAAACTCTGCAACAAGACTTCTTGTCGGGTCGATAGGCATCTTTCTCAGCGCACTTCAAGAGGGGGCATTTGACACGGGGGCACTTCAC contains these protein-coding regions:
- the LOC125053944 gene encoding serine--pyruvate aminotransferase, mitochondrial, encoding MLVPPPQFEDRDEQELLLCGPGPSNILPSVRKDLTKPVLSPICDDYFNVMSDIRTGLKYAFQTKSELILAMSGSGHSGMETIITNLLGPNDTLLIAKRGIWDLRAETIAYKHGIPTHITEVPFNATFSFEQLEAALKNYRPTALFITHGDSSTGTIQRLEGLGDMCHKYGTLLLVDTVVSLGAVPFLMDEWGVDAVYTSTQKALSGPAGITPVAFSELAQQKINRRTHEPAFYFDVKLIAKQWNCFEKSKNYHHTLSPPLIWALRRCLIELSNETLPKAWSRHAQTTALFHKMLTHYGFEFLIPKPEDRLATVTTVKVPKGCVDQDFMNHIRYKHGIVIFGGLGPTVGKALRIGIMGVNSNEDVVTKVVQAMVDATRNVVKSKI